A part of Kitasatospora acidiphila genomic DNA contains:
- a CDS encoding response regulator transcription factor, whose product MSDDQVRVLLAEDQSMVREALAALLSLEGDIEVVAQVSRGDEVLPAVLEHRVQVAVLDIEMPGMTGIEAAALVKRQSPATKVVIATTFGRPGYLRRAMESGADAFLVKDAPAAQLAEAVRRVLRGERVIDPTLAAAALAEGANPLTGREQDVLAAASDGAVNAEIARRLHLSEGTVRNYLSMAIQKTGARNRAEAVRVAKDKGWL is encoded by the coding sequence ATGAGTGATGATCAGGTGCGGGTGCTGCTCGCCGAGGACCAGTCGATGGTGCGTGAGGCACTGGCCGCGCTGCTCTCGCTGGAGGGCGACATCGAAGTGGTCGCACAGGTCTCCCGGGGCGACGAGGTGCTGCCGGCGGTGCTGGAGCACCGGGTGCAGGTCGCGGTGCTGGACATCGAGATGCCCGGGATGACCGGGATCGAGGCAGCCGCCCTGGTGAAGCGGCAGAGCCCGGCGACCAAGGTGGTGATCGCCACCACCTTCGGCCGGCCGGGCTATCTGCGCCGGGCGATGGAGTCCGGGGCCGACGCCTTCCTGGTCAAGGACGCGCCGGCGGCCCAGCTGGCGGAGGCGGTGCGCCGGGTACTGCGCGGTGAGCGGGTGATCGATCCGACGCTGGCCGCCGCCGCGCTGGCCGAGGGCGCCAATCCGCTGACCGGGCGCGAGCAGGACGTGCTGGCGGCTGCTTCCGACGGTGCGGTGAACGCCGAGATCGCCCGCCGGCTGCACCTGTCCGAGGGCACCGTGCGCAACTACCTCTCGATGGCGATCCAGAAGACCGGGGCCCGCAACCGGGCCGAGGCGGTGCGCGTCGCCAAGGACAAGGGCTGGCTCTGA
- a CDS encoding ABC transporter permease: protein MKTLIKLEILRTLRNKRYVFFTVLYPSLMYFFFINANHSMPGGVSAKSYFMVSMATFGAVGAVLTGSAQRISLERKSGWTRQLRLTALPGRAYATAKICASAVTTLPSILVLFALGAAEGVKLGAGQWLGLVGVLWAGSFVFAALGVALGYAAEPNAVQPIVMITYMVLSVLGGTWYPISGSLKNVAKFDPVYLYNQLAAFIRPGNGFDTGSALGLAGFLVVFVVAASYLYRRDTRQA, encoded by the coding sequence ATGAAGACCCTGATCAAGCTGGAGATCCTGCGCACCCTGCGCAACAAGCGCTATGTGTTCTTCACCGTGCTCTACCCGTCGCTGATGTACTTCTTCTTCATCAACGCCAACCACTCGATGCCGGGCGGGGTCAGCGCCAAGAGCTACTTCATGGTCTCGATGGCCACCTTCGGCGCGGTCGGCGCGGTGCTCACCGGCAGCGCGCAGCGGATCTCGCTGGAGCGGAAGTCCGGCTGGACCCGGCAGCTGCGGCTGACCGCGCTGCCCGGGCGGGCCTATGCCACCGCCAAGATCTGCGCCAGCGCGGTCACCACGCTGCCGTCCATCCTGGTGCTGTTCGCGCTCGGCGCGGCCGAGGGCGTCAAGCTCGGCGCCGGCCAGTGGCTGGGCCTGGTCGGGGTGCTCTGGGCGGGCAGCTTCGTGTTCGCGGCGCTCGGGGTGGCGCTCGGCTACGCGGCCGAGCCCAACGCGGTGCAGCCGATCGTGATGATCACCTACATGGTGCTGTCGGTGCTCGGCGGTACCTGGTACCCGATCAGCGGCAGCCTGAAGAACGTCGCCAAGTTCGACCCGGTCTACCTGTACAACCAGCTCGCCGCCTTCATCCGGCCGGGCAACGGCTTCGACACCGGCTCCGCGCTGGGCCTGGCCGGCTTCCTGGTGGTCTTCGTGGTCGCCGCCTCCTACCTGTACCGCCGGGACACCCGGCAGGCATGA
- a CDS encoding ABC transporter ATP-binding protein → MSGEVAAFRQVSKSYGKVKAVNGLDLTLYPGQTVALLGPNGAGKSSSLDLLLGLREPDQGTVTLFGGSPRAAIEAGRVGAMLQSGGLMSDVKVRELVQLACDVHPRGHKPAEVLREAGIEEIADRRVDKLSGGQEQRVRFALAIAGANDLIVLDEPTTGMDVSVRQQFWAAMRAQADQGRTVLFATHYLEEADSIADRVLVLHRGRLLADGSSADIKARAGARRVSFELHAADGFVDETELRALPGLTSLDVSGSADGVRTVRIRAMDADALVAGLYRSGWYPRGIEVTSLGLEQAFLTITEAAEATESALENVR, encoded by the coding sequence ATGAGCGGGGAAGTGGCCGCCTTCCGGCAGGTCAGCAAGAGCTACGGCAAGGTCAAGGCGGTGAACGGCCTGGACCTGACGCTGTACCCGGGCCAGACGGTGGCCCTGCTCGGCCCGAACGGCGCCGGCAAGTCCAGCAGCCTTGACCTGCTGCTCGGACTGCGCGAGCCCGACCAGGGCACCGTCACCCTGTTCGGCGGCAGCCCGCGGGCCGCGATCGAGGCCGGCCGGGTCGGCGCGATGCTGCAGAGCGGCGGCCTGATGTCCGACGTCAAGGTCCGCGAGCTGGTCCAGCTCGCCTGCGACGTGCACCCGCGCGGCCACAAGCCGGCCGAGGTGCTGCGCGAGGCCGGCATCGAGGAGATCGCCGACCGCCGGGTGGACAAGCTCTCCGGCGGCCAGGAGCAGCGGGTCCGGTTCGCGCTGGCGATCGCCGGGGCCAACGACCTGATCGTGCTGGACGAGCCGACCACCGGCATGGACGTCTCGGTCCGCCAGCAGTTCTGGGCCGCCATGCGCGCCCAGGCCGACCAGGGCCGCACCGTGCTGTTCGCCACCCACTACCTGGAGGAGGCCGACTCGATCGCCGACCGGGTGCTGGTGCTGCACCGCGGCCGGCTGCTCGCCGACGGCTCCTCGGCCGACATCAAGGCCCGGGCCGGCGCCCGCCGGGTCAGCTTCGAACTGCACGCCGCGGACGGCTTCGTGGACGAGACCGAGCTGCGCGCCCTGCCGGGCCTGACCTCACTCGACGTCAGCGGCTCGGCCGACGGGGTGCGCACCGTGCGGATCCGTGCCATGGACGCGGACGCGCTGGTCGCCGGCCTCTACCGCTCGGGCTGGTACCCGCGCGGCATCGAGGTCACCAGCCTGGGCCTGGAGCAGGCCTTCCTGACCATCACCGAGGCCGCCGAGGCGACCGAGTCCGCGCTGGAGAACGTGCGATGA
- a CDS encoding transglutaminase family protein encodes MTEQSRARFRTEARSEQPDPVLLCVLAAAEHTLAGPGLPEDEPAPTLAELEAACRAALDRHAAAVRRAVAERRPTSPEETAALLAAVLGGRERFHGRQSDYKRLESSLLPEVLRRRRGLPIMLSLVWSAVAARAGLTVHGIALPGHFIVAVGAPEPGDEYVLADPFHGGRLLSSQDAAAIVVAAGHKFTPELLTPALPLDITLRVLGNIRAWAAERPEHARTQLWATELSLLLPRHPAQLRLERAELLVRTGDFLGGAAEMDAYAQILDAFDPDSAARVRQDARAARHRLN; translated from the coding sequence GTGACCGAGCAGAGCAGAGCCCGCTTCCGCACCGAGGCCAGGTCCGAGCAGCCCGACCCGGTGCTGCTCTGCGTGCTGGCCGCCGCCGAGCACACCCTGGCCGGCCCCGGCCTGCCGGAGGACGAACCGGCGCCGACCCTGGCGGAGCTGGAGGCCGCCTGCCGGGCGGCCCTGGACCGGCACGCGGCCGCGGTGCGGCGTGCCGTGGCCGAGCGCCGGCCGACCTCCCCGGAGGAGACCGCGGCGCTGCTGGCCGCGGTGCTGGGCGGGCGCGAGCGGTTCCACGGCCGACAGTCCGACTACAAGCGGCTGGAGTCCTCGCTGCTGCCCGAGGTGCTGCGGCGCCGCCGCGGGCTGCCGATCATGCTCTCGCTGGTCTGGTCGGCGGTGGCGGCCCGGGCCGGGCTGACGGTGCACGGGATCGCGCTGCCGGGGCACTTCATCGTCGCGGTCGGGGCGCCCGAGCCCGGCGACGAGTACGTGCTGGCCGACCCGTTCCACGGCGGCCGGCTGCTCTCCTCGCAGGACGCGGCGGCGATCGTGGTGGCGGCCGGGCACAAGTTCACGCCGGAGCTGCTCACCCCGGCCCTGCCGCTGGACATCACGCTGCGGGTGCTCGGCAACATCCGCGCCTGGGCCGCCGAGCGCCCGGAGCACGCCAGGACCCAGCTGTGGGCCACCGAGCTCTCCCTGCTGCTCCCCCGCCATCCGGCCCAACTACGCCTGGAACGAGCCGAGTTGCTGGTGCGAACCGGCGACTTCCTGGGCGGGGCGGCCGAGATGGACGCTTACGCCCAGATCCTGGACGCCTTCGACCCGGACTCGGCCGCCCGGGTGCGGCAGGACGCCCGGGCCGCCCGGCACCGCCTCAACTGA
- the fdxA gene encoding ferredoxin: MTYVIAQPCVDVKDKACIEECPVDCIYEGSRSLYIHPDECVDCGACEPVCPVEAIFYEDDTPEEWKDYYKANVEFFDELGSPGGASKLGLIERDHPFIAALPPQNAEH; the protein is encoded by the coding sequence GTGACCTACGTCATCGCGCAGCCTTGTGTCGACGTCAAGGACAAGGCGTGCATCGAAGAGTGCCCGGTTGACTGCATCTACGAGGGCAGCCGCTCTCTGTACATCCACCCGGATGAGTGCGTCGACTGCGGCGCCTGTGAGCCGGTCTGCCCGGTCGAGGCGATCTTCTACGAGGACGACACTCCGGAGGAGTGGAAGGACTACTACAAGGCGAACGTCGAGTTCTTCGACGAGCTCGGTTCGCCCGGTGGCGCCTCGAAGCTGGGCCTGATCGAGCGGGACCACCCGTTCATCGCGGCCCTGCCGCCGCAGAACGCCGAGCACTGA
- the dapE gene encoding succinyl-diaminopimelate desuccinylase produces MTSQPGTSALARLDLTLDGGALTARLVDQPSVSGDEQELTDLVEQALRELPHLTVERFGNNVVARTELGRAERVVLAGHLDTVPIADNLPSRAEGDLLWGCGTSDMKSGVAVQLRLAATLPAPNRDLTFVFYDCEEVEASRNGLGRLAAAHPEWLKADFAVLMEPSGAMVEGGCQGTLRVKVRLTGVRAHAARSWLGDNAIHRAAEVLGRLAAYQPRTVLIDGLEYREGLNAVDIRGGVAGNVIPDECVVTVNFRYAPDRSPEQAEAHVREVFAGFPVEVTDSAPGALPGLDRPAARAFLAATGGQARAKFGWTDVARFSALGVPAVNYGPGDPNLAHKRDEHCSLSAIAECEQRLRDWLTGPVESNE; encoded by the coding sequence ATGACGAGCCAGCCCGGTACCAGCGCCCTCGCCCGCCTCGATCTGACCCTGGACGGCGGGGCCCTGACCGCCCGGCTGGTCGACCAGCCCTCGGTCAGCGGCGACGAGCAGGAGCTGACCGACCTGGTGGAGCAGGCGCTGCGGGAGCTGCCGCACCTGACCGTCGAGCGCTTCGGCAACAACGTGGTGGCCCGCACCGAGCTGGGCCGGGCCGAGCGGGTGGTGCTGGCCGGCCACCTGGACACCGTGCCGATCGCCGACAACCTGCCGTCCCGGGCCGAGGGCGATCTGCTGTGGGGCTGCGGCACCAGCGACATGAAGTCCGGGGTGGCGGTGCAGTTGCGCCTCGCCGCCACGCTGCCGGCGCCCAACCGCGACCTGACCTTCGTCTTCTACGACTGCGAGGAGGTCGAGGCCTCCCGCAACGGCCTGGGCCGGCTGGCGGCCGCCCACCCGGAGTGGCTCAAGGCCGACTTCGCGGTGCTGATGGAGCCCAGCGGCGCGATGGTGGAGGGCGGCTGCCAGGGCACCCTGCGGGTGAAGGTCCGGCTGACCGGGGTGCGCGCCCACGCGGCCCGCAGCTGGCTCGGCGACAACGCCATCCACCGCGCCGCCGAGGTGCTCGGCCGGCTCGCCGCCTACCAGCCGCGCACCGTGCTGATCGACGGGCTGGAGTACCGGGAGGGACTCAACGCAGTGGACATCCGCGGCGGGGTGGCCGGCAACGTGATCCCCGACGAGTGCGTGGTGACCGTCAACTTCCGCTACGCGCCGGACCGCAGCCCCGAGCAGGCCGAGGCCCATGTGCGCGAGGTGTTCGCCGGCTTCCCGGTCGAGGTGACCGACTCCGCCCCGGGCGCGCTGCCCGGCCTGGACCGCCCGGCCGCCCGGGCCTTCCTGGCCGCCACCGGTGGCCAGGCGCGGGCCAAGTTCGGCTGGACCGACGTGGCCCGGTTCAGTGCGCTGGGCGTGCCCGCCGTCAACTACGGCCCCGGCGATCCGAACCTGGCGCACAAGCGGGACGAGCACTGCTCGCTGAGCGCGATCGCCGAGTGCGAGCAGCGGCTGCGGGACTGGTTGACGGGCCCCGTCGAGTCCAACGAGTAA
- the dapC gene encoding succinyldiaminopimelate transaminase: protein MSTTDAPRAPFPGHPGAARRVSDRLPAFPWDKLEPYKATALAHPGGLCDFSVGTPVDPVPELIQKALAGASDAPGYPTVWGPLELREAIAGWLNRRCGAEIGPAAVLPTIGSKELVAWLPGQLGLGPGDQVAYPRLAYPTYEVGARLCGAEPVAYENVDELDPARVRLLWLNSPGNPTGRVLTADQLREAVAWARRHGALLVSDECYLELGWEAEPVSVLRADVCGGSHEGLLAVHSLSKRSNLAGYRASFVAGDPVVVRELLEIRKHGGMIVPAPVQAATIAALGDDSHVTEQRARYAARRAALREALLAAGFRIEHSEASLYLWATRDEPCWDTVAHLAERGILVAPGDFYGPAGDSFVRVAFTATDERVAAAVARLKG from the coding sequence GTGAGCACCACTGACGCACCGCGCGCGCCGTTCCCGGGCCACCCGGGGGCGGCGCGCCGCGTATCCGACCGGCTCCCGGCCTTCCCCTGGGACAAGCTGGAGCCGTACAAGGCCACCGCGCTGGCCCACCCGGGCGGGCTCTGCGACTTCTCCGTCGGCACCCCGGTCGACCCGGTGCCGGAGCTGATCCAGAAGGCCCTGGCCGGCGCCAGCGACGCGCCCGGCTACCCCACCGTCTGGGGTCCGCTGGAGCTGCGCGAGGCGATCGCCGGGTGGCTGAACCGGCGCTGCGGGGCCGAGATCGGCCCGGCCGCGGTGCTGCCGACCATCGGCTCCAAGGAACTGGTGGCCTGGCTGCCCGGCCAGCTCGGCCTCGGCCCCGGCGACCAGGTCGCCTACCCGCGGCTGGCCTACCCCACCTACGAGGTGGGCGCCCGGCTCTGCGGCGCCGAGCCGGTGGCGTACGAGAACGTGGACGAGCTGGACCCGGCCCGGGTCCGGCTGCTCTGGCTCAACTCGCCCGGCAACCCGACCGGCCGGGTGCTGACGGCCGACCAGCTGCGCGAGGCGGTCGCCTGGGCGCGCCGCCACGGCGCGCTGCTGGTCAGCGACGAGTGCTACCTGGAGCTGGGCTGGGAGGCCGAGCCGGTCTCGGTGCTGCGCGCCGACGTCTGCGGCGGCTCGCACGAGGGCCTGCTGGCGGTGCACTCGCTCTCCAAGCGGTCCAACCTGGCCGGCTACCGGGCCTCCTTCGTGGCGGGCGACCCGGTCGTGGTGCGCGAGCTGCTGGAGATCCGCAAGCACGGCGGCATGATCGTGCCGGCCCCGGTGCAGGCCGCGACCATCGCTGCGCTCGGCGACGACAGCCACGTCACCGAGCAGCGCGCCCGGTACGCGGCCCGGCGGGCGGCGCTGCGCGAGGCGCTGCTGGCGGCCGGCTTCCGGATCGAGCACTCCGAGGCCAGCCTCTACCTCTGGGCGACCAGGGACGAGCCCTGCTGGGACACCGTGGCGCACCTGGCGGAGCGCGGCATCCTGGTGGCGCCCGGGGACTTCTACGGCCCGGCGGGCGACAGCTTCGTCCGGGTGGCGTTCACCGCGACCGACGAGCGGGTGGCGGCGGCGGTGGCACGGCTCAAGGGCTGA
- a CDS encoding sensor histidine kinase — MTRTSLDQSAPARESRPTDRPTALLARPAVSDRQHVPGAPAETRRQLLVKVCWMLLWMFYLVYPIKDLASGRHGTVGTVLGALALAGFLGGYLSLVIFRSMNGDWWRGTYPMVAVMLGLALATSFGLGGEWLGLFTYLSVAVGAVLPPRYAMAGVLAATGLLLVVALLLHTTSDELGALVLPTFLSGAAMTGLQRLVHTMRELREAREVAAHLAAAEERLRLARDMHDLLGHSLSLITLKSELAGRFMDAGKDEQARSQVADIEQVARQSLTDVRSAITGYRKPSLSVELAAARTALATTGVTLEAPSTLTEEHPGLGGAEAETLAWALREAVTNVVRHAEGATLCTVALDETWDGDGARFAVLEVADNGRGPGKSGPGNGLTGLDERLALVGGRLETAPGRHGKGFAVRAMVPLGLAATHRP; from the coding sequence ATGACGCGCACCTCCCTGGACCAGTCGGCACCGGCCCGGGAGAGCCGTCCGACCGACCGGCCGACCGCGCTGCTCGCGCGGCCGGCCGTCAGCGATCGGCAGCACGTGCCCGGCGCCCCGGCGGAGACCCGCCGGCAGCTGCTGGTGAAGGTCTGCTGGATGCTGCTGTGGATGTTCTACCTGGTCTATCCGATCAAGGATCTGGCCAGTGGCAGGCACGGCACGGTCGGCACGGTGCTCGGCGCGCTGGCGCTGGCGGGGTTCCTCGGCGGCTACCTCAGCCTGGTGATCTTCCGTTCGATGAACGGGGACTGGTGGCGCGGCACCTATCCGATGGTGGCCGTGATGCTGGGGCTGGCCCTGGCCACCTCGTTCGGCCTGGGCGGCGAGTGGCTGGGGCTGTTCACCTACCTGTCGGTCGCGGTCGGCGCGGTGCTGCCGCCGCGGTATGCGATGGCCGGCGTGCTCGCGGCCACCGGTCTGCTGCTGGTGGTCGCGCTGCTCCTGCACACCACGTCCGACGAGCTCGGCGCGCTGGTGCTGCCGACCTTCCTGAGCGGCGCCGCGATGACCGGCCTGCAGCGGCTGGTCCACACCATGCGGGAGCTGCGCGAGGCCCGCGAGGTGGCGGCCCATCTGGCGGCGGCCGAGGAGCGCCTGCGGCTGGCCCGGGACATGCACGACCTGCTCGGGCACTCGCTGTCGCTGATCACCCTGAAGAGCGAGCTGGCCGGCCGGTTCATGGACGCCGGCAAGGACGAGCAGGCCCGGTCCCAGGTGGCCGACATCGAGCAGGTGGCCCGCCAGTCGCTGACCGACGTGCGCTCCGCGATCACCGGCTACCGCAAGCCCAGCCTCTCGGTGGAGCTGGCCGCCGCCCGCACCGCGCTGGCCACCACCGGCGTCACCCTGGAGGCCCCCTCCACGCTCACCGAGGAGCACCCGGGGCTGGGCGGTGCGGAGGCCGAGACCCTCGCCTGGGCGCTGCGCGAGGCGGTCACCAACGTGGTCCGGCACGCCGAGGGCGCCACCCTGTGCACCGTGGCGCTGGACGAGACCTGGGACGGCGACGGCGCCCGGTTCGCCGTGCTGGAGGTCGCCGACAACGGGCGCGGTCCCGGCAAGTCCGGCCCGGGCAACGGGCTGACCGGCTTGGACGAGCGCCTGGCCCTGGTCGGCGGCCGGCTGGAGACGGCGCCGGGCCGGCACGGCAAGGGCTTCGCGGTCCGGGCCATGGTCCCGCTGGGGTTGGCGGCCACGCACAGGCCCTAA
- a CDS encoding GNAT family N-acetyltransferase — protein MSTSQFPDGGLAEIRIDRSDVGRRVSVRRLETPADPATGRPVFRDVIGVLTSWNDHELTVIGRDCSETRIPLDRLVAGKVVPLFPARRGEQPQAGPVELQRLAADSWPAAEREQLGDWTLRAAGGFTKRANSAQLLGDPGLPRPAALDRVRAWYAARALPAWVEVTVPGTDPALIAELDELGERSEWGHLPAEGWGNVTPTLVRTAPLAPLARPVPGQELVRLSRTADADWLAVYHRFEDGETAADAAQQVLHGGPSVWFATVPDPDGAQPLAIGRCVIDGAWAHFGAVEVQPRARRRGLARAVMAVLAARAAEERARGAYLQVEADNDAANALYDGLGFSTSHTYHYLRLPQA, from the coding sequence TTGAGCACCAGCCAGTTTCCGGACGGCGGACTGGCCGAGATCCGCATAGACCGCTCTGACGTGGGACGACGGGTCTCGGTGCGGCGACTGGAAACCCCGGCTGACCCCGCCACCGGCCGCCCGGTGTTCCGCGATGTGATCGGCGTGCTCACATCATGGAACGATCATGAGCTGACGGTGATCGGCCGGGACTGCTCCGAGACCCGGATCCCGCTGGACCGGCTGGTGGCCGGCAAAGTGGTGCCGTTGTTCCCGGCCCGGCGCGGCGAGCAGCCGCAGGCCGGGCCGGTCGAGCTGCAGCGGCTGGCCGCCGACAGCTGGCCGGCCGCCGAGCGGGAACAGCTGGGCGACTGGACGCTGCGCGCCGCCGGGGGCTTCACCAAGCGGGCCAACTCGGCCCAGCTGCTGGGCGATCCGGGCCTGCCGCGGCCGGCCGCGCTGGACCGGGTGCGCGCCTGGTACGCGGCCCGCGCGCTGCCCGCCTGGGTCGAGGTCACGGTGCCCGGCACCGACCCGGCGCTGATCGCGGAACTGGACGAGCTGGGCGAGCGGAGCGAATGGGGGCACCTCCCGGCCGAAGGCTGGGGGAACGTCACCCCCACGCTGGTGCGGACCGCGCCGCTGGCCCCGCTGGCCCGCCCGGTGCCGGGGCAGGAACTGGTGCGGCTGTCCCGCACCGCGGACGCCGACTGGCTGGCGGTGTACCACCGGTTCGAGGACGGCGAGACGGCCGCGGACGCCGCCCAGCAGGTGCTGCACGGCGGTCCCTCGGTCTGGTTCGCCACCGTGCCCGACCCGGACGGCGCGCAGCCGCTGGCCATCGGACGGTGCGTCATCGACGGTGCGTGGGCGCACTTCGGGGCGGTCGAGGTGCAGCCGCGGGCCCGCCGCCGGGGGCTGGCCCGCGCGGTCATGGCGGTGCTCGCCGCACGGGCCGCCGAGGAGCGCGCCCGGGGCGCCTACCTGCAGGTGGAGGCCGACAACGACGCCGCGAACGCGCTCTACGACGGCCTGGGCTTCAGCACCAGTCACACTTACCACTACCTGCGTCTTCCCCAGGCGTAG
- a CDS encoding LOG family protein, giving the protein MTGTSAQNGADGRRFGHGPELVDEPAAAAEPGKKAWPEKRKGPVLLRRDQVEPSTTDQRLLDTTGPTDWLHTDPWRVWRITSEFVEGFGALAELPPAVSVFGSARTGVDSADYKAGVAIGRALAEAGYAVITGGGPGAMEAANRGASEAGGLSVGLGIELPFEQGLNEFVDLGLNFRYFFVRKTMFVKYAQGFVVLPGGLGTLDELFEALTLVQTKKVTRFPVILFGSAYWSGLVDWLRDTLVAQGKASPADLELFQVTDEVDEVLRILADSRRPNGTEI; this is encoded by the coding sequence ATGACAGGGACATCAGCGCAGAACGGCGCAGACGGACGGCGCTTCGGCCACGGGCCGGAGCTGGTGGACGAGCCCGCGGCGGCGGCCGAGCCGGGCAAGAAGGCCTGGCCGGAGAAGCGGAAGGGCCCGGTGCTGCTGCGCCGGGACCAGGTCGAGCCGAGCACCACCGACCAGCGGCTGCTGGACACCACCGGGCCCACCGACTGGCTGCACACCGACCCCTGGCGGGTCTGGCGGATCACCTCGGAGTTCGTCGAGGGCTTCGGCGCGCTCGCCGAACTCCCGCCCGCGGTCAGCGTGTTCGGCTCGGCCCGGACCGGGGTCGACTCCGCGGACTACAAGGCCGGGGTGGCGATCGGCCGGGCCCTGGCCGAGGCCGGCTACGCGGTGATCACCGGTGGCGGGCCCGGCGCGATGGAGGCGGCCAACCGCGGCGCCTCGGAGGCGGGCGGGCTGAGCGTCGGTCTGGGCATCGAGCTGCCGTTCGAACAGGGGCTCAACGAGTTCGTCGACCTCGGGCTGAACTTCCGTTACTTCTTCGTCCGAAAGACCATGTTCGTCAAGTACGCGCAGGGCTTCGTGGTGCTGCCCGGCGGGCTCGGCACGCTGGACGAGCTGTTCGAGGCGCTGACCCTGGTGCAGACCAAGAAGGTCACCCGGTTCCCGGTGATCCTCTTCGGCAGCGCCTACTGGAGCGGCCTGGTGGACTGGCTCCGCGACACCCTGGTGGCCCAGGGCAAGGCCTCGCCGGCCGACCTGGAGCTGTTCCAGGTGACCGACGAGGTCGACGAGGTGCTGCGGATCCTGGCGGACAGCCGCAGGCCCAACGGCACCGAGATCTGA
- the folP gene encoding dihydropteroate synthase encodes MAIVNRTPDSFFDRGATFADEAAFAAADRAVAEGARILDIGGVKAGPGEEVTVEEELRRTVPFVAALRERHPDVVISVDTWRHEVGDAVCEVGADLLNDAWGGADPHLAEVAAKRGVGLVCTHAGGAEPRTRPHRTGYADVMADILDVTVGLAERAAALGVRRDALIIDPGHDFGKNTRHSLEATRRLPEMTATGFPVLVSLSNKDFVGETLDKPVNERLLGTLATTAVSAWLGARIYRVHQVAETRQVLDMVASIQGTRQPAVARRGLA; translated from the coding sequence ATGGCCATCGTCAACCGTACCCCGGACTCCTTCTTCGACCGCGGCGCGACGTTCGCCGACGAGGCCGCGTTCGCCGCCGCCGACCGGGCGGTGGCCGAGGGCGCCAGGATCCTGGACATCGGCGGGGTGAAGGCCGGGCCGGGCGAGGAGGTGACGGTCGAGGAGGAGCTGCGCCGCACCGTCCCGTTCGTCGCGGCGCTGCGCGAGCGTCACCCGGACGTGGTGATCAGCGTGGACACCTGGCGCCACGAGGTGGGTGACGCGGTCTGCGAGGTGGGCGCCGACCTGCTCAACGACGCCTGGGGCGGGGCCGATCCGCACCTCGCCGAGGTCGCCGCCAAGCGCGGTGTGGGCCTGGTCTGCACGCACGCCGGCGGTGCCGAGCCGCGCACCCGGCCGCACCGGACCGGCTACGCGGACGTGATGGCGGACATCCTCGACGTCACGGTGGGGCTGGCCGAGCGGGCCGCCGCGCTCGGGGTGCGGCGGGACGCCCTGATCATCGACCCGGGGCACGACTTCGGCAAGAACACCCGGCACTCGCTGGAGGCCACCCGGCGGCTGCCGGAGATGACCGCCACCGGGTTCCCGGTGCTGGTCTCGCTCTCCAACAAGGACTTCGTCGGCGAGACCCTGGACAAGCCGGTGAACGAGCGCCTGCTCGGCACCCTGGCCACCACGGCGGTCTCGGCGTGGCTGGGCGCCCGGATCTACCGGGTGCACCAGGTCGCCGAGACCCGCCAGGTGCTGGACATGGTCGCCTCGATCCAGGGCACCCGGCAGCCCGCCGTCGCCCGCCGCGGACTGGCCTGA